The genomic window GTAAATCGATGGGCATACAGTGTCTCTGCTCGGTCTGTTTCCTTCCTCTACATTCCGGACAGCGAACATGCTCTGAACACAGCCCTGTTGGAGTTCGGTGCCAGGCCGGTCGAGTTGTACCCGTCATGTGAGATGGCTCTGGATTTCACCACAATCGACGAATATCGGAATCAACTTTCGCATGGCAGACGGCAAGATCTGCGTCGGCTCCGCCGTCGCATCTATCGGGCCGGACTTGTTATCGGCGCGGAGGAACTGGCCTTCGTTCGAGATCAGGTGCTGGAGCTGCGATTGTCCTTCCTCCGCAAATTCGGACTACCAGCTGATCGGGCGATGCAGGCACGCACACTCGGCCGGATCTTGAGTCGATATTCACCGGAGGATCGAGTGTTTAATACGGTGCGGCAGGGCGAACGGATCGTCGCGTTCAGCCTGTCGCTGCGTCATGGTCCAATGCTGCGAGCCGTCTGGTGGGGACGTGAACCACAGGCGTACGGAGCATATTTCGTGTTGCTGTTCGACGAGTTGGTTGAACAAGCACTGCGACTTGGCGTTACCCGTATCGACTACGGGACATTGAACTGGCAGGACAAGGTCTCGTTTGGGTGCCGGCTGGTGCACTTGCAAGGACTTATCTGGCGGCCCCGCGCCGAGACACATATGTGAATTCGTGGGCGTTCGCACGCTTCTGCGTTCCGCAGATTTCCGTTGGGTTTGACGGGGGAAGCGACGATGCGGCTCGGCTATCAGGCGGCGATGTTTGCGTTACCGATGCTTGTTTGATGCAAAGCCAGAGCAGCGCAATCCAGGTCGGGTTTGTGTCGGCGGGACTGTCTATGCCCGTGGTTGTTTTTTCGTTGTGGGCGGGGCTTGCCGCACGCAAGATGTCGCGGGCCGTGCTACTGGTTTGCAATCTGGTACGCGCAGGTAGCTTGGGGCTGCTTAGTATCTTGTACGCGCTGTCGAGAATCGAGTTCTCGCCGGTCCTGCTGATTGCATTGCTGATCGGCTCGGCTACTACCTTCTCCGACGTCGCCTACCAAATGATGATCTCGGGATTCATCCCGAGATCGGATTTGACGCGCGGAATTGGGCTGCTACAGGCCATCGTGTCCGTGGTGACGTTTGATAGGACCGGCCATCGCCGGTTGGCTCATCCAACGGACCGGTCCCACCCTCACATTGCTCTGTCTGATGGGCGTTTTCGTGGGAAGTTGATGCGTGGCGCAAGCCTGAGGCCGCGAGAACTGTGGTTGTGGACACCCGACCAGCAGCGCTGCAACGCGCTCGGCGAGGTGCTGTCATTCATGTCCAGACGGTCGACCCGATACTTCGGCGAGCAAGCCGAGCGGCATCAACCGCTCTGACGTCGGAAGGCAATGGGTGCCGTCGGCGCGGCAGCGCGGACGGACCGAACAGGCCGCCGACGCGTCCATGGCTTGTCGCCAACACTCCTGCTAGAAGACGAGTGTGCGAGTGGGTTTTAGCTCGTGTGCGGATCCTCGGCGCTTGGTCCTACAAATGCCCGGTATGGGACGCGCGGGTGAAAGAGCGGGAGCGGAGACCCTGCCGAACCCATGCAATTGAGGAATGCGGCTGCCGTAAAGGGGATCCCATGCGGCGGCGCGGCAACAATACAGTTATCCGAGTGGTGTGCCGGGCGTGGGCGTTCGCACAGGTAACGGTGAGTGTTCCCTGTGGACGTGGCGGCGTTCCTGGGTGTATGGGAAGTGGCCCGCCTGGGGGCATGTACTCGCTGGGCGGGCTACGCACCGGACACGGCGGCTGGCTGACCTTCGAATATACGCGCCGAGCTTCAGCCACGGCGCACCACCGACTCGGATGATCTGGGCACCTATGTAACAGTTCCCGGGTCAGGTGAAGTGATCGCTGCGCTGTCGGTCGCAGACTGGACGGGGAAGGTAACAGGCAGAGTCGCTAGTGCCCGATGGAAAGGGCCCGGCCGCCAAACCAATTCGTGGTCACCGACGGCGAGTCGCATGTCGGGCAGGACGTCGAGAAGTTGGTCGATCGCGTCCTGGGCGATCAAATATGCTGCGGACTGGGCGGGGCAGGCGTGTGGCCCGGCGCCCCACGCAAGATGCGATCGATTGCCGGTGTGCGTGCCTGCGTTGATCGCGGGATCGTTGTTGCAGGCGGCCATGCTGATCACGACCGGTTCGTGCGCCGGTAGCCAAATGTCATTCAGCAGAATCGGTTGCCGTGGATAGGTGACGCAGAAGTTCGCCATCGGTGGATCGGTGAACAGCACCTCATCGAGGGCGTCGCGGGTCGACAGGCTGCCACCGAGGATATCGCCGGCGAATCGATCGTCGGTGAGCATCAGCCGTAGTGTGTTGACGATCAGATTCTGCTGCGGCTCGATCCCTGCGCCGTAGAGGATGACCAACTGATGAAGCAATTCGGCATCGCTGAGTTTGGTGGGGTGCTGTAGCAATCGGGTTGTGACGTCATCGCCAGGAGTGGCTCGTTTGCAGGTGATCAGCTCCATCAGAGCTTCGGTCAGCATAGCGTTGCCCTTGTCGGCATCTATTCCCTCGAAGATCGCGGCTGTCGCGACCGCCACCTGCTGACCGATTTCGGGCGGGCACCCGAGCATGGCGTTGACCGCGTCGAAGGAGAGGGGAAAGGCGTATTGGCTGACCAGGTCGGCCGCACCCGACCCACTGAAGGAGTTGATCAGCGGAACGGCGATCTCCTCCACAGTGGCGTGCAGGGCGTGTAGATCGACCTTATTGATGCTGGCAGAAATAACCTCTCGGTACCGGACGTGCTCCAATCCGGCGCTGCGCAATGCGTTCGGACGCCACTCCAGAATCGGTAGTACCGGGCAATCGAACGCGACGGTCCGCTGCCAGGTACGGGGGTCAGCGGGGAAATGCTCGGGATCGTGGAGAATCCGCACCGCGTCGCGGTATCCGATCACGAGCGTCGCGGGTATGCCCGGCGCGAGCTCAACCGGAGCGACCGAACCGTAGCGGTCTCGCATCTCGTGGTAGGCGCGATGCGGGTCCGCAGCGAACTCGGGGGAATACATCGAGACTAGGTGGTCGTCGACCTCGACGGGCGACTCGTGATGCGGAACCGGGTGACTCTCGGGCGGTGGTGTCGTCAAATCCGAACTCCAAACGTGGCCAAGGTGCACAGGAAAGCTTGGGTGGCTCTGAGGATTGGCCAATAGGTATATGGCGGGCATCGGGCGCTTCGCAACTCGCGCCGATGTCGCGTAGACCGGACCGCCCGGACTCGCCGTGTTCCGAGGGTCTGGACTGTCTTGGGCGGCAATCCGGCGCTGCGAGTCAGGCCCGAAGTAGAGGTATTCCTAACATTGGGAAGTGCCTGGCATCTGTGGGGTTCAAGCTATGAGCGGTGAATGAAGATCGGCTCCAGTGTGTCAACCGGCAGGCTGGGCCCGAGGCAGAGGAGGGCTGAATGATGGATATGGCACGAGAATTACCTGGACGGCCACTCTTGATCGAAGGCACTTCCGTGCGCGAAATGTCAGTACCGAATACCGTCGAATACACCCTCGACGTCTCCGCGGAATCGGTCACAATCCGAACCGACAGTGGATCCATGGCGTTGGCAAATGGTTTCTTCGCCGTCAGAGACGCCGCCGATAATCTGCTTGCCCGTGCGGCACTGTGGTTCCGGGTCGATGAATTTGTCTTCCCGGTAGCCACCGAAATCGACCACCGGAGGGCGGTACTAACGCCGCAGTTCGATCTCACCCACGCAGCCTTCCGGCCGCTCTGGTGGTCCCCGGAGGATCCGTTCGCAAGGCGTAGGGCAGCTGCTTACGCTCGCCTAGCTACTAC from Nocardia iowensis includes these protein-coding regions:
- a CDS encoding GNAT family N-acetyltransferase — its product is MHGELAEDRGPVMNRRHATAAVRSQENRGVLAVSNRRPFVWDEWATQATNFAVTPQWLEAIGPVVPGMPHWLIYSVEGVPRLGLHVRLLDAPPGESRYDIEAVLRGDIPTLEPRMVTAPPDQLSGTCYPAVLAMLPGWTCGAVGPGAAEPDTLAAALEAVNRWAYSVSARSVSFLYIPDSEHALNTALLEFGARPVELYPSCEMALDFTTIDEYRNQLSHGRRQDLRRLRRRIYRAGLVIGAEELAFVRDQVLELRLSFLRKFGLPADRAMQARTLGRILSRYSPEDRVFNTVRQGERIVAFSLSLRHGPMLRAVWWGREPQAYGAYFVLLFDELVEQALRLGVTRIDYGTLNWQDKVSFGCRLVHLQGLIWRPRAETHM
- a CDS encoding MFS transporter: MQSQSSAIQVGFVSAGLSMPVVVFSLWAGLAARKMSRAVLLVCNLVRAGSLGLLSILYALSRIEFSPVLLIALLIGSATTFSDVAYQMMISGFIPRSDLTRGIGLLQAIVSVVTFDRTGHRRLAHPTDRSHPHIALSDGRFRGKLMRGASLRPRELWLWTPDQQRCNALGEVLSFMSRRSTRYFGEQAERHQPL
- a CDS encoding cytochrome P450, coding for MTTPPPESHPVPHHESPVEVDDHLVSMYSPEFAADPHRAYHEMRDRYGSVAPVELAPGIPATLVIGYRDAVRILHDPEHFPADPRTWQRTVAFDCPVLPILEWRPNALRSAGLEHVRYREVISASINKVDLHALHATVEEIAVPLINSFSGSGAADLVSQYAFPLSFDAVNAMLGCPPEIGQQVAVATAAIFEGIDADKGNAMLTEALMELITCKRATPGDDVTTRLLQHPTKLSDAELLHQLVILYGAGIEPQQNLIVNTLRLMLTDDRFAGDILGGSLSTRDALDEVLFTDPPMANFCVTYPRQPILLNDIWLPAHEPVVISMAACNNDPAINAGTHTGNRSHLAWGAGPHACPAQSAAYLIAQDAIDQLLDVLPDMRLAVGDHELVWRPGPFHRALATLPVTFPVQSATDSAAITSPDPGTVT